A genome region from Natronosalvus rutilus includes the following:
- a CDS encoding DUF5803 family protein — translation MRTVNRRLVLATLAVALLATTAGCTMLFGGISDEALDESQSYDDLRDREADVAIEVESGSFISDGEFRAVYDLNDTEDLSLYRSTLYREEPLEVRAVRYWYPNGTELTGSELEVDQDRSSTDIRVPDGNGTLAITGPANQGRFYLPAYVEGSYEVILPPGYRSTNYLFGSVNPGGHEREVVDDQEHLRWEHVDSSLSIRYYLGRDVFIFAGVVLVVAAAGGAGVAYYYRKVKALEEKRKSMGLDVELEDDSGKGPPPGM, via the coding sequence ATGAGAACGGTCAACCGTCGCCTCGTCCTCGCAACGCTCGCCGTCGCCCTACTCGCGACGACCGCCGGGTGTACGATGCTCTTTGGCGGCATCTCCGACGAGGCCCTCGATGAGTCCCAGTCGTACGACGACCTCCGGGACCGCGAGGCGGACGTCGCCATCGAGGTCGAGAGCGGATCGTTCATCAGCGACGGAGAGTTCCGCGCGGTCTACGACCTGAACGACACCGAAGACCTGTCGCTGTACCGGTCGACGCTCTACCGCGAGGAGCCACTCGAGGTTCGGGCCGTCCGCTACTGGTACCCGAACGGTACCGAACTCACGGGGTCCGAACTCGAGGTCGATCAGGACCGCTCGAGTACCGACATCCGGGTTCCGGACGGCAATGGGACGCTGGCAATTACCGGCCCCGCGAACCAGGGGCGGTTCTACCTGCCGGCTTACGTCGAGGGCTCCTACGAGGTCATCCTCCCTCCGGGCTATCGATCGACGAACTACCTCTTCGGGTCGGTGAACCCGGGCGGACACGAACGGGAGGTCGTCGACGACCAGGAGCACCTCCGGTGGGAACACGTCGATAGCTCGCTCTCGATCCGGTACTATCTGGGGCGGGACGTCTTCATCTTCGCCGGCGTCGTCCTCGTGGTCGCCGCTGCCGGCGGCGCCGGCGTCGCCTACTACTACCGGAAGGTCAAGGCCCTCGAAGAGAAGCGGAAGTCGATGGGTCTCGACGTCGAACTCGAGGACGATTCGGGAAAGGGGCCGCCGCCGGGGATGTAG
- a CDS encoding S66 family peptidase — MDDQEFVTPPPLERGSQIAVAAPASNPALEVPHVYELGLERLRTVFDLEPVEYPTTEMGREELYENPKARARDVMDAFADPDIDGVIAVIGGNDQIRMLSHLDPDVLRENPTRFYGYSDNTNLATYLWNLGIVSFYGPAVMVELAMDGEMFDHTVAYAERAFFEDSIGALEPAQRFTDQPGNWADPEALETPRDTEVSPGWHWSGGTDAVSGRVWGGCLEIIDQQFLADRYLPEDDAFEGTVLALETSEEVPDPDWVAGVLRALGERGLLKRFSGVLVGRPATRSHRQDRPAEWRETYREQQREVVADVLAEYNPDVPVVQGLEFGHAWPTVPIPIGGQVEIDPAEKAIRFP; from the coding sequence ATGGACGATCAGGAGTTCGTCACGCCACCGCCACTCGAGCGAGGCAGTCAGATTGCGGTCGCCGCCCCGGCGTCGAATCCCGCACTCGAGGTGCCTCACGTCTACGAACTGGGACTTGAGCGCCTGCGAACCGTCTTCGACCTCGAACCGGTCGAGTACCCGACCACGGAGATGGGCCGGGAGGAACTATACGAAAACCCCAAAGCGCGAGCGAGAGACGTGATGGACGCCTTCGCGGATCCCGACATCGACGGGGTGATCGCCGTCATCGGCGGCAACGATCAGATTCGAATGCTCTCTCACCTCGACCCGGACGTCCTCCGCGAGAACCCCACGCGGTTCTACGGCTACAGCGACAACACCAACCTCGCGACGTACCTGTGGAACCTCGGAATCGTCTCGTTTTACGGTCCCGCCGTGATGGTCGAACTGGCGATGGACGGCGAGATGTTCGATCACACCGTCGCGTACGCCGAGCGAGCGTTCTTCGAGGACTCGATCGGGGCGCTCGAGCCGGCCCAGCGGTTCACCGACCAGCCCGGCAACTGGGCCGATCCCGAGGCCCTCGAGACGCCCCGGGACACCGAGGTCAGTCCCGGCTGGCACTGGTCGGGCGGGACCGACGCCGTCTCCGGACGGGTCTGGGGCGGCTGTCTCGAGATCATCGACCAGCAGTTCCTCGCGGACCGGTATTTGCCCGAGGACGACGCCTTCGAGGGGACGGTACTCGCCCTCGAGACCTCCGAGGAAGTCCCCGACCCCGACTGGGTCGCCGGCGTGCTGCGCGCATTGGGTGAACGCGGTCTGCTCAAGCGGTTCTCGGGGGTCCTCGTCGGTCGACCGGCGACGCGGTCCCACCGGCAGGATCGGCCGGCGGAGTGGCGCGAAACCTACCGGGAGCAACAGCGCGAGGTCGTCGCGGACGTCCTCGCGGAGTACAACCCCGACGTGCCGGTGGTGCAGGGACTCGAGTTCGGGCACGCGTGGCCGACCGTTCCCATCCCGATCGGCGGACAGGTCGAGATCGATCCCGCCGAAAAGGCGATTCGGTTTCCGTAG
- a CDS encoding acetamidase/formamidase family protein, translating into MPDTDHTISYEDSKLYEFTPDLEPAITVESGDSLTVETADSLEGAIQDDSDVLEAVPEEVNAATGPIAVDGATPGDVLRVEIEEIRIAEDAGRVVTIDGFGLLDGHDNVESPRSKMTPVDDGTLAFADLEVPLAPVIGTIGVATAEDGYSTLVPHDHGGNLDTTDVTAGNAVYFPVFQEGAMLAMGDCKAAMADGEMCGTGSEIATEINVTLEVVSDPATSLERPLIETSDAWKPLASAETLEAACELVNQDAIALLAAEHDFDDTEAYMFSSLVGGLEISQVVDPLVTVRNAIPKAYLSSPF; encoded by the coding sequence ATGCCCGATACCGATCACACGATCAGCTACGAGGACAGCAAACTCTACGAATTCACCCCCGACCTCGAGCCAGCGATCACCGTCGAGTCGGGCGATAGCCTGACCGTCGAGACGGCCGACAGCCTCGAGGGCGCGATCCAGGACGACTCGGACGTCCTCGAGGCGGTCCCCGAGGAGGTGAACGCGGCGACCGGTCCCATCGCGGTCGACGGGGCGACACCCGGCGACGTCTTGCGAGTCGAAATCGAGGAGATTCGCATCGCGGAGGACGCGGGCCGGGTCGTTACCATCGACGGCTTCGGGTTGCTCGACGGCCACGATAACGTCGAGTCGCCGCGGTCGAAGATGACGCCGGTCGACGACGGCACCCTCGCCTTCGCGGACCTCGAGGTCCCGCTCGCGCCGGTGATCGGCACGATCGGCGTCGCCACCGCCGAGGACGGCTACAGTACGCTCGTGCCCCACGACCACGGCGGCAACCTCGACACGACCGACGTCACGGCCGGCAACGCGGTCTACTTCCCCGTCTTCCAGGAGGGCGCGATGCTCGCGATGGGCGACTGCAAGGCCGCGATGGCCGACGGCGAGATGTGCGGGACGGGTTCAGAGATTGCCACAGAGATCAACGTCACCCTCGAGGTCGTCTCCGACCCCGCGACGAGCCTCGAGCGCCCGCTGATCGAGACGAGCGACGCCTGGAAGCCCCTCGCGAGCGCCGAGACGCTCGAGGCGGCCTGCGAACTCGTGAACCAGGACGCCATCGCCTTGCTCGCCGCCGAACACGACTTCGACGACACCGAGGCGTACATGTTCTCGAGTCTGGTCGGCGGCCTCGAGATCAGCCAGGTCGTCGACCCGCTGGTCACGGTTCGGAACGCGATCCCGAAGGCCTACCTCTCGAGTCCGTTTTGA
- a CDS encoding NAD-dependent epimerase/dehydratase family protein, which translates to MRIAITGGTGFVGSHLARRLGDDGHDLVLIARGINERNADLLERENVEFVPAAVTDRRALREAFVDCNVVAHLAGINYERETQTYETVHVDGTRAVVEAAADAGVSKLLLTSYLRARPDCGWAYHESKWKAERIVRRSGLEHTVVKPGVVYGPGDRMLWGIARSLATVPVFPRVGLGERRIRPVAIEDLVDVLVASTVEDRLSETTVAVTGPEELTVAELVKQVGDAIGRNPIVVPAPVRAHLVSAWMQERALETPIVTTAAVRMLAEEATDPAPEAMCDPLPEALEPTRSCSRRRIAAGLPRLEPFGVGELRWP; encoded by the coding sequence ATGAGAATCGCGATCACGGGTGGCACCGGGTTCGTGGGGTCGCACCTGGCCCGGCGTCTCGGCGACGACGGGCACGACCTCGTACTGATCGCTCGAGGGATCAACGAGCGCAACGCCGACCTGCTCGAGCGTGAAAACGTCGAATTCGTCCCAGCCGCCGTGACCGACCGGCGGGCGCTACGCGAGGCGTTCGTCGACTGCAACGTCGTGGCACATCTCGCGGGGATCAACTACGAGCGCGAGACACAGACGTACGAAACCGTCCACGTCGACGGGACGAGAGCCGTCGTCGAGGCGGCGGCCGACGCGGGCGTCTCGAAACTCCTCCTCACGAGCTACCTGCGCGCACGTCCGGACTGCGGGTGGGCGTACCACGAATCGAAGTGGAAAGCCGAACGGATCGTCCGCCGGTCGGGACTCGAGCACACGGTCGTCAAACCCGGCGTGGTCTACGGGCCGGGGGATCGGATGCTGTGGGGAATCGCCCGCTCGCTCGCGACCGTTCCGGTGTTTCCGCGGGTCGGGCTCGGCGAGCGCCGGATTCGTCCCGTGGCGATCGAGGACCTCGTCGACGTGTTGGTGGCCTCGACCGTCGAGGATCGGCTCTCGGAGACGACGGTCGCCGTCACGGGTCCAGAGGAACTGACGGTCGCGGAACTCGTGAAGCAAGTGGGCGACGCGATCGGGCGGAACCCCATCGTCGTCCCCGCGCCGGTCCGGGCACACCTCGTCTCGGCATGGATGCAAGAACGGGCACTCGAGACGCCGATCGTGACGACCGCCGCCGTCCGGATGCTCGCCGAGGAGGCGACGGATCCGGCGCCGGAAGCCATGTGCGATCCCCTGCCGGAGGCCCTCGAGCCAACCCGGTCGTGCTCGAGGCGGCGAATCGCGGCGGGGCTCCCTCGACTGGAGCCGTTCGGTGTCGGGGAACTTCGGTGGCCCTGA
- a CDS encoding DUF7344 domain-containing protein, with protein sequence MSKTRPMVRNREVAYRVLANPRQRRLLTTLAERGRDSVDGLVEAVTRRECLPDDDAEDRRRVRRDVHVSLVHVHLPMVADHGLIEYDRDEGDVALLDGSGSAAFEGVLELAVSEA encoded by the coding sequence ATGTCGAAGACACGACCGATGGTCCGTAATCGAGAGGTAGCGTATCGGGTACTCGCGAATCCGCGACAGCGACGGCTCCTCACTACACTTGCGGAACGAGGACGGGACAGCGTCGACGGTCTCGTCGAGGCGGTCACGAGACGAGAGTGCCTGCCGGACGACGACGCCGAGGACCGTCGACGCGTTCGACGAGACGTTCACGTTTCGCTCGTCCACGTGCATCTGCCGATGGTAGCGGATCACGGCCTCATCGAGTACGACAGGGACGAGGGCGACGTTGCATTACTCGACGGATCGGGATCCGCCGCGTTCGAGGGCGTCCTCGAACTGGCTGTCAGTGAGGCCTGA
- a CDS encoding transcription factor, which produces MAFEDLLEDPVIQKYLHELVGPKGMPVAAAPPDGEVTDEELAETLDLELNDVRRALFILYENDLATYRRLRDEDSGWLTYLWTFEYENIPENLEEELYRLYDALLDRREYEQNHEFYLCEICSIRFEFGEAMDFGFECPECGSPVESMDNSRLVRAMDDRLDALEDELNVESTA; this is translated from the coding sequence ATGGCTTTTGAGGACCTGCTCGAGGACCCGGTTATCCAGAAGTACTTACACGAGCTCGTCGGTCCCAAGGGGATGCCCGTCGCGGCAGCGCCGCCGGACGGAGAGGTGACCGACGAGGAACTCGCCGAGACGCTGGACCTCGAACTAAACGATGTGCGACGGGCGCTGTTCATCCTGTACGAGAACGACCTCGCCACCTATCGCCGCCTCCGCGACGAGGATTCCGGCTGGCTCACCTACCTCTGGACGTTCGAGTACGAGAACATCCCGGAGAACCTCGAGGAGGAACTCTACCGGCTCTACGACGCCCTCCTCGACCGTCGGGAGTACGAGCAGAACCACGAGTTCTACCTCTGTGAGATCTGTTCGATTCGCTTCGAGTTCGGCGAAGCGATGGACTTCGGTTTCGAGTGCCCAGAGTGTGGCTCGCCCGTCGAATCGATGGACAACAGCCGACTCGTCCGCGCGATGGACGACCGCCTCGACGCCCTCGAGGACGAACTCAACGTCGAATCCACCGCCTGA
- a CDS encoding HAD-IIA family hydrolase: MTRYEAVILDVDGTLVRGDRLLPGAATGIRAIDDAGCDRLLFSNNPTRGAAHYEERLSAHDLAVDPRRVLTSGTVAAEFLADTHPEASVFVVGESRLEALLEAASLAVTDDPREAAVVLGSIDRDLTYDDLGRALTALECADAFYGTDPDVTIPTDGGMVPGSGTIIAAMEAVAEREVDGILGKPSKTAADAAFERLGLEGGPERTLVVGDRLNTDIELGARAGTDTALVTTGVASRADVAAADLEPTYVLDSLAELEDVLG, encoded by the coding sequence ATGACGCGCTACGAGGCGGTGATCCTCGACGTCGACGGAACCCTCGTCCGCGGCGACCGACTGCTGCCGGGCGCTGCCACGGGCATCCGAGCGATCGACGACGCCGGCTGCGACCGCCTGCTGTTCTCGAACAACCCGACCCGCGGGGCGGCCCACTACGAGGAGCGACTGTCGGCGCACGACCTCGCCGTCGACCCGCGTCGCGTGCTCACGTCCGGGACCGTCGCCGCCGAGTTCCTCGCGGACACGCACCCGGAAGCGTCCGTATTCGTCGTCGGGGAGTCGCGACTCGAGGCCCTGCTCGAGGCGGCCTCGCTCGCCGTGACCGACGACCCGCGGGAGGCGGCCGTCGTCCTCGGCTCGATCGACCGCGACCTTACCTACGACGACCTCGGCCGCGCGCTGACGGCACTCGAGTGCGCCGACGCGTTCTACGGGACGGACCCGGACGTGACGATTCCGACAGACGGGGGGATGGTTCCCGGATCCGGAACGATCATCGCCGCGATGGAAGCGGTTGCGGAGCGTGAGGTCGACGGCATCCTCGGCAAGCCCTCGAAAACCGCGGCCGATGCCGCGTTCGAGCGCCTGGGCCTCGAGGGGGGCCCGGAGCGAACCCTCGTCGTCGGCGACCGGTTGAATACGGACATCGAACTCGGCGCACGGGCCGGCACGGACACCGCGCTCGTGACGACTGGCGTGGCGAGTCGCGCCGATGTTGCGGCCGCCGACCTCGAGCCGACGTACGTCCTCGATTCGCTGGCCGAACTCGAGGACGTGCTCGGCTGA
- a CDS encoding acyl-CoA thioesterase — protein sequence MTALLETLIENREMVQPNHSNNLETAHGGNVMLWMDEIGAMSAMRFSGETCVTARVDRMNFERPIQVGDVAFISAYVFESGRTSIKTRLRTYREDLRTGEREKTTESVFTFVAVDDDGKPTLVPDLTIESERGEQLHQEALEYDTGDR from the coding sequence ATGACCGCGCTCCTCGAGACGCTGATCGAAAACCGCGAGATGGTCCAGCCGAATCACTCGAACAACCTCGAGACGGCCCACGGGGGGAACGTCATGCTCTGGATGGACGAGATCGGGGCGATGTCGGCGATGCGGTTTTCGGGCGAGACCTGCGTCACGGCCCGCGTCGACCGGATGAACTTCGAGCGACCGATCCAGGTCGGCGACGTGGCGTTCATCTCGGCGTACGTCTTCGAGTCCGGTCGGACGAGCATAAAGACGCGACTCCGGACCTACCGCGAGGACCTCCGGACGGGCGAACGGGAGAAGACGACCGAGTCGGTCTTCACGTTCGTCGCCGTCGACGACGACGGCAAGCCGACGCTGGTTCCGGACCTGACGATCGAGTCCGAGCGCGGCGAGCAGTTGCATCAGGAGGCGCTCGAGTACGATACTGGCGATCGCTGA
- a CDS encoding DUF2110 family protein has translation MVVLATKLYVDGDAHQRALDSLRSLVDNEIGELDVEFEIGVRHDDFPSVTIEGEDAVVARNVLREEWGEIVPDLEAGETYVGTLESWDDDGFVLDVGTETGVRIPADQLGLGPGSPAQVRERFGLVQHLPLQFVYRPDEADGSRLTDAERDRLFEWTRGTGRLNVNSATRAEVRATLNRAGHAQDYVTIERLGLLEQSVICTDDTDPPGLLSSIGSYLPAELRCVVP, from the coding sequence ATGGTCGTCCTCGCAACCAAACTGTACGTCGACGGCGACGCCCACCAGCGGGCGCTCGATTCCCTGCGATCACTGGTCGACAACGAGATCGGCGAACTCGACGTCGAGTTCGAGATCGGCGTCCGACACGACGACTTCCCCTCCGTCACGATCGAGGGCGAGGACGCCGTCGTCGCGCGCAACGTCCTCCGCGAGGAGTGGGGCGAAATCGTCCCCGATCTCGAGGCCGGGGAAACCTACGTTGGCACGCTCGAATCGTGGGACGACGACGGGTTCGTCCTGGACGTCGGAACCGAGACCGGGGTTCGAATCCCCGCCGACCAGCTGGGTCTGGGGCCGGGATCGCCCGCACAGGTCAGAGAGCGCTTCGGCCTGGTCCAGCACCTGCCACTGCAGTTCGTCTACCGACCGGACGAGGCGGACGGATCACGGCTGACCGACGCCGAACGCGACCGCCTCTTCGAGTGGACGCGCGGGACCGGCCGCCTGAACGTCAACAGTGCGACCCGCGCGGAGGTCCGGGCGACGCTCAATCGCGCCGGCCACGCTCAGGACTACGTCACGATCGAACGACTGGGGCTGCTCGAGCAGAGCGTCATCTGTACGGACGACACCGACCCGCCAGGGCTACTCTCGAGCATCGGCTCGTACCTGCCGGCGGAGTTGCGCTGCGTCGTTCCCTGA
- the purM gene encoding phosphoribosylformylglycinamidine cyclo-ligase, with protein MTNEANEAGGGSGAGDGDDSNGEPEELTYAETGVDVDASEDATAALLEAFGSGITTEYAGLLDIGDRYLALATDGVGTKLLVAEAIEDFSTIGIDCIAMNVNDLVAAGVEPVAFVDYLAVDEPDDDLTAEIGEGLAVGLEEANLTLLGGETAVMPEVVSGFDLAGTCAGLALKDEILDEDAEAGDVLVGFPSNGIHSNGLTLAREAVTRNHDYGDTFPLDPEVTIGEELLRPTRLYTHLLEPMRRHDVRAAAHVTGGGWTNLLRMGENRYVIEGPLPIQPIFEFVAEEGNVADEEMHRTFNMGTGFVVALDESDAEALADETDGEIIGRVEEGDTVEIRGLSLS; from the coding sequence ATGACCAACGAGGCGAACGAGGCGGGGGGTGGTTCCGGCGCTGGCGACGGAGACGACAGTAATGGCGAGCCAGAGGAACTCACCTACGCCGAGACGGGCGTCGACGTCGACGCCAGCGAGGACGCCACGGCCGCGCTCCTCGAGGCGTTCGGGAGCGGCATAACGACCGAGTACGCCGGCCTGCTCGACATCGGCGACCGCTACCTCGCGCTGGCGACCGACGGGGTCGGCACAAAACTCCTCGTCGCCGAGGCCATTGAGGACTTCTCGACCATCGGCATCGACTGCATCGCGATGAACGTCAACGACCTCGTCGCCGCGGGCGTCGAACCGGTCGCGTTCGTCGACTACCTCGCGGTCGACGAACCCGACGACGACCTCACCGCCGAAATCGGCGAGGGACTCGCCGTCGGCCTCGAGGAAGCGAACCTCACGCTCCTGGGCGGGGAAACCGCGGTCATGCCCGAGGTCGTCAGCGGCTTCGACCTGGCCGGAACCTGTGCTGGCCTCGCGCTCAAAGACGAGATTCTCGATGAAGATGCCGAAGCGGGCGACGTCCTCGTCGGCTTCCCCTCGAACGGCATCCATTCGAACGGCCTCACGCTCGCTCGCGAGGCCGTCACCCGGAACCACGACTACGGTGACACCTTTCCGCTGGACCCCGAGGTCACCATCGGCGAGGAACTGCTTCGACCAACCCGGCTGTACACGCACTTGCTCGAGCCGATGCGTCGCCACGACGTCCGGGCTGCCGCACACGTCACGGGCGGCGGTTGGACGAACCTGCTCCGAATGGGCGAGAATCGCTACGTGATCGAAGGTCCCCTGCCGATTCAGCCGATCTTCGAGTTCGTCGCCGAGGAGGGGAACGTCGCCGACGAGGAGATGCACCGCACCTTCAACATGGGCACTGGCTTCGTGGTTGCTCTGGACGAGTCGGACGCCGAGGCGCTCGCCGACGAGACCGATGGCGAGATCATCGGTCGCGTCGAGGAGGGCGACACGGTCGAGATTCGCGGCCTCTCGCTGTCCTGA
- a CDS encoding metalloprotease, with product MSYERPSPLTFTDRELFDLALAWIVLSVAFALLLAPVHLGLASPGHFAMMIALSFVTVGVAFLLHELAHKVVAVRFGQVAAFRADYQMLFLAIMSALIGFLFAAPGAVYHRGRITYRENGLISVAGPVTNLILAGFFFPVLVGTRVLEGPALLQQVGHMGVVINLFLAAFNMIPFGPLDGKSVLEWSKPVFAVTFATCAGLLALFYLEFGLPF from the coding sequence GTGAGCTACGAACGACCCTCCCCGCTCACCTTCACTGATCGGGAACTGTTTGACCTGGCGCTCGCTTGGATCGTCCTGAGCGTCGCGTTCGCCCTCCTGCTCGCCCCCGTCCACCTCGGACTGGCGTCGCCGGGCCACTTCGCGATGATGATCGCGCTGAGCTTCGTCACCGTCGGCGTCGCGTTCTTGCTCCACGAACTCGCTCACAAGGTCGTCGCGGTTCGCTTCGGTCAGGTCGCGGCGTTTCGAGCCGACTACCAGATGCTCTTTCTGGCGATCATGAGCGCGCTGATCGGCTTCCTTTTCGCCGCGCCGGGTGCCGTCTACCACCGGGGGCGGATCACCTATCGCGAGAACGGGCTGATCTCGGTCGCCGGCCCAGTGACGAACCTGATCCTCGCCGGGTTCTTCTTTCCGGTACTCGTCGGGACACGGGTACTCGAGGGGCCGGCGCTGCTCCAGCAAGTCGGGCACATGGGCGTCGTGATCAACCTGTTCCTGGCCGCATTCAACATGATCCCCTTCGGGCCGCTCGACGGCAAGTCCGTCCTCGAGTGGAGCAAGCCCGTCTTCGCGGTGACGTTCGCGACGTGTGCCGGCCTGCTCGCGCTGTTTTACCTCGAGTTCGGCCTCCCGTTCTGA
- a CDS encoding TraB/GumN family protein — protein sequence MSDAGDATVPDTPEPPERDRGSIYVLGTAHVSQRSVDDVHETIDREDPDVVAVELDEGRYRQMQGGTPDDIEAKDLLSGNTVFQFLAYWMLSYVQSRLGEQFDVEPGADMKAAIEAAERNGHGVALVDRDIQVTIQRFWARLTATEKFKMVGGLALGVTDPRTLSVAFGGVFGLALGLLFGTLFATTAGLESALGLGITNPTMLQYVGALGIGLIGGLFVGLLFLPSLEHADEYTGRLLSGSSLRVVTGAVLGVVGMGALVATETYVGPFDASALEAAGDFAIRGIVSGLVGLGIGVAIGAAVGLLLDALTSDVENIEEIDIEEMTDGDVVAAMMEEFRRFSPSGANALIDERDAFIAHKLHTLRGQGYDVVAVVGAGHKAGIERYLAAPETLPAMESITGTASSRRFSIFKVIGYLVMVAFVGFFFLLLMAGVRDVFLLKVFLAWFLFNGIFAFTLARLAGARWTSAGVGGAIAWLTSINPLLAPGWFAGYVELRYRPVNVMDIRTLNTIIGDTSKPITESIEEMFEVPLFRLIMIVALTNVGSMIATFLFPLVVLPWLAGGELGGVDALMNELIRGAQNSLELIYEVLS from the coding sequence ATGAGCGATGCAGGTGACGCGACCGTTCCGGACACGCCCGAGCCGCCGGAACGAGACCGTGGCTCGATTTACGTTCTCGGGACGGCCCACGTCTCCCAGCGGAGCGTCGACGACGTCCACGAGACGATCGACCGCGAGGACCCCGACGTCGTCGCCGTCGAACTCGACGAGGGGCGCTACCGCCAGATGCAGGGCGGCACGCCCGATGACATCGAAGCGAAGGACCTCCTGAGCGGCAACACCGTCTTCCAGTTTCTGGCCTACTGGATGCTCTCGTACGTTCAGTCGCGACTCGGCGAACAGTTCGACGTCGAACCCGGCGCCGACATGAAGGCGGCCATCGAGGCGGCCGAGCGAAACGGCCACGGCGTTGCCCTCGTCGACCGGGACATTCAGGTAACGATCCAGCGGTTCTGGGCGCGACTCACCGCCACCGAGAAGTTCAAGATGGTCGGCGGACTCGCCCTCGGGGTCACTGACCCTCGGACGCTTTCGGTCGCCTTCGGTGGGGTGTTCGGCCTCGCCCTGGGGCTCCTCTTTGGAACCCTATTTGCCACCACGGCCGGCCTCGAGAGCGCACTCGGCCTCGGAATTACGAATCCGACGATGCTCCAGTACGTGGGCGCGCTCGGCATCGGGCTGATCGGCGGGCTCTTCGTCGGGTTGCTCTTTCTCCCGTCGCTCGAGCACGCAGACGAGTACACCGGTCGCTTGCTCAGCGGCTCTTCGCTCCGGGTAGTTACGGGTGCCGTACTCGGCGTCGTCGGAATGGGGGCACTCGTCGCCACCGAGACGTACGTCGGCCCGTTCGACGCCAGCGCGCTCGAGGCGGCCGGGGACTTCGCTATTCGTGGCATCGTCAGCGGACTCGTCGGACTCGGGATCGGGGTCGCCATTGGTGCGGCCGTCGGTCTCTTGCTCGATGCGCTCACGTCGGACGTCGAGAACATCGAGGAAATCGACATCGAGGAGATGACCGACGGGGACGTCGTCGCCGCCATGATGGAGGAGTTCCGCCGGTTCAGTCCGAGCGGAGCCAACGCACTGATCGACGAGCGAGACGCCTTCATCGCCCACAAACTCCACACGCTCAGGGGGCAGGGCTACGACGTCGTCGCCGTCGTCGGCGCCGGCCACAAAGCCGGCATCGAACGCTACCTCGCGGCACCCGAAACCCTGCCGGCTATGGAGTCGATCACGGGAACGGCATCCAGTCGCCGGTTCTCGATCTTCAAGGTCATCGGCTACCTCGTGATGGTCGCGTTCGTCGGCTTCTTCTTCCTCCTGTTGATGGCCGGCGTCCGGGACGTCTTCCTGCTCAAGGTGTTCCTCGCGTGGTTCCTGTTCAACGGCATCTTCGCGTTCACGCTGGCTCGCCTGGCCGGTGCACGCTGGACCAGCGCCGGCGTCGGCGGCGCCATCGCCTGGCTCACGAGCATCAACCCGCTGCTGGCTCCCGGCTGGTTCGCCGGGTACGTCGAACTCCGGTACCGCCCGGTGAACGTCATGGACATCAGGACGCTCAACACCATCATCGGCGACACGTCGAAACCCATCACGGAATCCATCGAGGAGATGTTCGAGGTGCCGCTGTTCCGACTCATCATGATCGTCGCGCTGACGAACGTCGGGAGCATGATCGCGACGTTCCTCTTCCCGCTCGTCGTCTTGCCGTGGCTGGCCGGCGGCGAACTCGGCGGGGTTGACGCGCTGATGAACGAACTCATCAGGGGCGCACAGAACAGCCTCGAGTTGATCTACGAGGTCCTCTCGTGA